A segment of the Synechococcales cyanobacterium T60_A2020_003 genome:
AGGGCCTGTGACCAGAATCAGACCGAAGGGGCGAGACACCATTTCCTGGACGATGCGTAGGCTCTCTGGATCGGTAATCAGCTTGTCGAGGCCGAGTTGCGTTGCCGAGTTGTCTAGAATCCGGAGAACGACTTTTTCGCCGTAGCGGCTGGGTAGGGTGCTTACCCGGAAGTCTACTTTGCGGCCATCGAAGATGCGGCGAATCCGTCCGTCTTGGGGTGCGCGTCGTTCCGCAATATCTAGGCTTGCAATGATCTTGAACCGGGCTGTAACGGAGGGAATGATTTTCTTGGGTAGGGGATCGAAGGCTTGCCGCAGTACGCCATCTTTACGGAATCGGATGCGGAGGTATTCCTCTTGGGGTTCAATATGAATATCAGAAACGCCTTCCTGGAGCGCTTTGACCAGAATCTTATTGACTAATGCAATGACCGGGGCGGCTTCTGCATCTTCAAGGGCTTCGTCTAAATTAACTTCCGCTTCTTCGTCGTCTTCCGTTAGCTCTAAGTACTCTAGACCTTGCAGATCAGATTTAACATCAACCTTTGCTTCTTGATCCCGCTGCTTTTCTTGGGCAACCTTTTCATCCAAGTACTTGGAGATGATGCGCTGATAGTCTTCGGAGGTGATCACCATGCGCTGGAGTTCAAGATTTTGACGACTCAAAATCCGTTTGAGGTCATCTTGAGCGCTGAGATCATCGGGGTTGACCATTGCCACCAGCACCGAGGGCGGATCTGTTTCTGTTTGGGAGAGGGGAACCAGCTCGTATCGGCGGCAGACATCGATCGGAATTAGGGTATCGATGAGTTGGGCCACTTGGTTGGTGGGGATTTGGGAAACTTCTGGGTCTAGGGACTCTACGCCGTAAAGAATCTTGAGTTCAAAAAGCTGTTGCCGCTTGTATTGACGAATCACATCGGCGGGAAGTTGTTTGCCCGTAATAGACTCAAGAACATCGGTTAGCGATCGCCCCGATTTGCGGCTTTCCACTAAGGCTTGCTGCATCTGCTCAGTATCGGCATACCCAGACTGAACCAGCTTGTTGCTAAAGGGTGAAAAATTATGCTGAACGATCAGCGCGCGTCGTGCGGAAGAGTTTGTCATAACTGATGCCGAAAATCTCCTTGATACAGTGTTCCCAAGCGTTCCAGTCAATGCAACACAGCCATCTCAGGATGTAGTTTTGTGAGTCGAGCTTGCGAGGGAGGGGCGATCGCCAGGGAGGAGGTGGGCTGAGTGCACGGGAATGGTTGCTCTACTCATAGGCGCTAGTCCGAACAGAAGCCGTTGTTTCGACGTTAGTTCGATTTGCGAAGTGAAGGATGGGGAATGCAAGGCTATGACTTTGATAATAGCCTTTGCGTTTGAGTTCTAACCCTGTAAAAGCACCCTATCTCAAAAACTCAGCAGATTCCTCATTCTCCTCCTGCCTGTAGTTTGCCCAAATCATACCGCCTTGGTAACGATCGAACTGGATTTGGGTACACATTTGCGGTGCTTTATCGTCTGAGATTAGGCGATCGCTCAATACTTCGTTACAGAAACCTATAAAATTTCAATGGTTTCACCCCATTTTTCGAGCCAGCGCATCACGTCGGGGGGCAGTGT
Coding sequences within it:
- a CDS encoding type II/IV secretion system protein, which produces MTNSSARRALIVQHNFSPFSNKLVQSGYADTEQMQQALVESRKSGRSLTDVLESITGKQLPADVIRQYKRQQLFELKILYGVESLDPEVSQIPTNQVAQLIDTLIPIDVCRRYELVPLSQTETDPPSVLVAMVNPDDLSAQDDLKRILSRQNLELQRMVITSEDYQRIISKYLDEKVAQEKQRDQEAKVDVKSDLQGLEYLELTEDDEEAEVNLDEALEDAEAAPVIALVNKILVKALQEGVSDIHIEPQEEYLRIRFRKDGVLRQAFDPLPKKIIPSVTARFKIIASLDIAERRAPQDGRIRRIFDGRKVDFRVSTLPSRYGEKVVLRILDNSATQLGLDKLITDPESLRIVQEMVSRPFGLILVTGPTGSGKTTTLYSALAERNDIGVNISTAEDPIEYSLPGLTQVQVIREKGMDFASILRAFLRQDPDVILVGETRDRETAKTAIEAALTGHLVLTTLHTNDAASAIARLDEMGVESFMVSSSLIGVLAQRLMRRVCDACRIPYHPSPEELARFGLATSGDSALTLYKANSFQPEEIAEARQRNELCPKCGGIGYKGRCGVYEIMRVTERLQTLITEGAPTERIKEAAVEEGMQTLLAYSLNLVRQGVTTLEEVERVTFTDSGLEAELKAKRKSVLTCRVCSAELKQEWLDCPYCLTARFED